ACGGATCGAGGAAGCCCTTGTGCTCGCCAGCCGTCATCAGGCGCCGTTCAACCCCCAGCTTATCCATGGTGCCGGTAAAGCCGAAGCTGTCCATCAGCACGCCCACCGAGCCGACGATCGATGCCTTGTTCACGAAGATGCGGTCGGCCGCGGACGCAACGTAATAGCCGCCCGAGGCGCAGATCTCGTCCACCACCACGTACAGCGGCTTGTCCGGATAACCCCGCCTGAGGCGCGCGATCTCGTCCACGATGATGCCAGCCTGCACCGGACTGCCGCCGGGGCTGTCGATACGCAGCACCACCGCGGCCGAGCCGGGATCGGAAAAGGCCTTGTTCAGCGAGGGAATCACGGTATCGGCCGCGCCGCTGCCTTCTGCTTCGATTTCGCCGTTAATTTCGATCAACGCGGTATGCCGTCCCAGGTTCTCGTCGCCCCCCAGCCCGAAGGTGGAATCGAAATAGGTCAGCAGGGCGACAATGCCCAGTATCAGGAAGCCCAGCTTGAAGAAGATGCCCCAGCGGCGCGCCGCGCGGCGTTCGCGCACGGTGGCAAATACCAGCTTTTCCAGCGTCTCGCGCTCCCAGTTACTCGCGGTCGGGTTGGCGGCAAGCCGTTTTTCGGCTGGAAGTTCGGCTTGATGATCGTGACGCGTCTGTTCGCTCATAGAATCCGTTTCAAAACTACCCTGTACGGGAAGATGCACTGTCTCCGGCCGCTTGCACCATATCGTCCGGCTGCCACCAGATGCCGCCGTCGCGCTCGATCACGCCGATCGGCCGCAGCCGCCCTCCGCGGCACGGGCCGCCGACACAGCTGCCGGTGTCCGGCGCATACATCGCGCCATGGGTCGAGCACATCAGGTACTGTCCGCCCGACTCGAAAAAATTGCCCTGTGACCAATCGAGTTCGATCGGTACATGGGCACAACGGTTCAGGTAGGCAAATGGTTTACCGCCATAACGTATCACAAAGCCGGTGGTTGGGTGCCCGTAGGCAATGACAGGAAAGCGCATGCCCTTGCCGGCATCGACCAGCGCAGCCGCTTCGCACACGAACACACCACCTTCTTGCACCATCTTTATGCGTTCTCCAGCAGCCAGTCGTGCAGCTCAGGTATCGACTTGGCCGAGAACAATGGTCGGCAGGCCTGCAATTGGTGCACCGGGTGGGCACCAAATTCGACCGCAATGCCAAAGGCACCGGCGTTTTCCGCCATCAGCAGGTCGTGGGTGGTGTCGCCGATCATGACGGTGCGGCGCAGCACCTGCCCGAGCTCGCGGGTCAATTCCTGCAGCATCGCCGGATGCGGCTTGGAGAAGGTCTCGTCGGCACAGCGGGTGGCATCGAAGGTGGACAGCAGGCCGGCCGCGTTCAGCGAGCGGTTCAGGCCGACACGGCTCTTGCCGGTGGCCACGGCCAGAAAATAGCCTTGTTGCTTCAGTCCACTGAGCATCTCGCGCACGCCCTTGAACAGCACCAGTTCGTGGTCTTTGGTCAGGTAATGATAGCGATAGCGTTCGACCATGCGCGGATACATGGCCGGCTCGATGTCCGGCATGACGGCCGCCATCGCCTCGAGCAGGCCGAGGCCGATCACATGCGACGCCGAGGCGTCGCTCGGCACTGGCAGGCCCAGGTCGCGCGCTGCCGACTGGATGCAGCGGACGATCGTTGCCGTGCTGTCCATCAGCGTACCATCCCAATCGAAGACGATCAGGTCAAATTGCTTTCTTGGCATTATTGTCGGCAGTAGGCTGCCATTTCCTTGGGTATTAAAGGGTGGGCGGAACTACGCCCACGGTGAAATTTAAAGAGTAATTCGGCGTGCCAGGCGTGCGCGATGCGCTTGAACCCGGCTGCCGATCCCTGGCAATACGGTCGATCATGCCACGGACTGGCCCAAGCTTACCAAGAAACGTTCGCACTCGGCAGGCAGCGGCGCGCGCAGCGTCATCTGCTGGCCGCTGTCCGGATGCGTGAACGTGATCTGGTGGGCGTGCAAGAACATGCGCTTGAGCGCGCCACGGGTGGCGCTTCCCTTCTGCAAGGCCTTGTTAAACGGGAAATCACCATATTTATCGTCACCCAGGATCGGGAAACCGCTCGATGCCAAGTGCACCCGGATCTGGTGCGTACGGCCGGTCTTGAGCTCGGCCTCGAGCAGCGCGAATTCTTGCCACTTGCGCTTGAGGTTGAAAATGGTATGCGATTCCATGCCGCCGGCCTGCACCACTACGCGCCGCTCGCCGTCCGCTGTCGTGTATTTATGTAAAGGTAGCTTTACATGTTGGCGCTTGTTGATCCAGTCGCCATGCACCGCCGTCAGGTAGCGTTTGTCGGTATGGCCATCGCGCATCTGCTCGTGCAGGTTGGTCAGTGCGGAACGCTTCTTTGCCAGCAGCAGCAGTCCCGAGGTCTCGCGGTCCAGCCGGTGCACCAGCTCCAGGAACTTGGCCTGCGGCCGCGATGCACGCAACTGCTCGATGACGCCATACGACACGCCCGAGCCGCCGTGCACCGCCACGCCGCACGGCTTGTCGATCACGAGCAGGTGGGCATCCTCGAAGACGATGGTAAATTCAGCGCCGGGCGCAACCTGGGCGCTGCTCTTTTCAGCGATGCGGATCGGCGGGATGCGCACCATATCGCCCTCGACCAGGCGGTACAGCTGGTCGATACGGCCCTTGTTGACCCGTACTTCGCCGGAGCGCAGGATACGGTAGACGTGGCTCTTGGGTACGCCCTTGCAGATACGCAGCAGGTAGTTATCGATGCGCTGGCCGGCTTCTTCTTCGGAGATGGTCACGAACTGCGCCTGGAGTGCTTGCTGTGATGAAGGGGGAACAACATCGTTTTGTCTTGCCATTCGCATTGTCTTCCCAGAAATTCTCTCTAAGTCCTTCATTTTGAATATATAATCGACAGGCGGCGGTCAAACCTCTGCTGGTGTAAGAATTAAAACGATATTTTACACAGGGGCGCGCTCCATCGGCCCCGCCAGAGTGCAAATCGATGGAAAAAACGTGTACGCACATTCAGGCGCGAATCAGGGTTGCACCTGCAGTTGTAATCGGGTTGCGCGCGTGGATGCAAGATGGAATTGTTTGGACTTATAAGGATAAGTACCGGCAAGCCGCCTGTTGGGCGGCTTGCCGGTTGATGGTGTCGATAACGCTTGTCGTTGTGGCCCGACCCGATGGTGGCTTCACCTGAAGGCTTGAGAGGATGGGCTGATTGATCGGATCACTGCGCGGACTGATGCAGGCTGATCGATTGCCTCGGTATCAAGGTCCTGGTTGTTCGCTGGCTCAGGTCTGGCTCGTTGTTGCACACCGCCTCGCTGTTTGCGCCGTGCCCACCCCAAC
Above is a genomic segment from Massilia sp. H6 containing:
- a CDS encoding HAD-IA family hydrolase, giving the protein MPRKQFDLIVFDWDGTLMDSTATIVRCIQSAARDLGLPVPSDASASHVIGLGLLEAMAAVMPDIEPAMYPRMVERYRYHYLTKDHELVLFKGVREMLSGLKQQGYFLAVATGKSRVGLNRSLNAAGLLSTFDATRCADETFSKPHPAMLQELTRELGQVLRRTVMIGDTTHDLLMAENAGAFGIAVEFGAHPVHQLQACRPLFSAKSIPELHDWLLENA
- a CDS encoding S49 family peptidase; protein product: MSEQTRHDHQAELPAEKRLAANPTASNWERETLEKLVFATVRERRAARRWGIFFKLGFLILGIVALLTYFDSTFGLGGDENLGRHTALIEINGEIEAEGSGAADTVIPSLNKAFSDPGSAAVVLRIDSPGGSPVQAGIIVDEIARLRRGYPDKPLYVVVDEICASGGYYVASAADRIFVNKASIVGSVGVLMDSFGFTGTMDKLGVERRLMTAGEHKGFLDPFSPQSDKHKAHAQAMLNEIHQQFITVVRAGRGKRLKETEDTFSGLYWSGAKAVEMGLADGYGTVDTVARDIVKAEDIVDYTAHEGLPERVLKKFGASVGNGAVSATLRGAVPQLR
- a CDS encoding Rieske 2Fe-2S domain-containing protein, coding for MVQEGGVFVCEAAALVDAGKGMRFPVIAYGHPTTGFVIRYGGKPFAYLNRCAHVPIELDWSQGNFFESGGQYLMCSTHGAMYAPDTGSCVGGPCRGGRLRPIGVIERDGGIWWQPDDMVQAAGDSASSRTG
- a CDS encoding RluA family pseudouridine synthase, with amino-acid sequence MARQNDVVPPSSQQALQAQFVTISEEEAGQRIDNYLLRICKGVPKSHVYRILRSGEVRVNKGRIDQLYRLVEGDMVRIPPIRIAEKSSAQVAPGAEFTIVFEDAHLLVIDKPCGVAVHGGSGVSYGVIEQLRASRPQAKFLELVHRLDRETSGLLLLAKKRSALTNLHEQMRDGHTDKRYLTAVHGDWINKRQHVKLPLHKYTTADGERRVVVQAGGMESHTIFNLKRKWQEFALLEAELKTGRTHQIRVHLASSGFPILGDDKYGDFPFNKALQKGSATRGALKRMFLHAHQITFTHPDSGQQMTLRAPLPAECERFLVSLGQSVA